The genomic stretch GGCTTTTTATTCCATTCTTCTTTCTGAAGAACAATTGAAAATCCTTGATCAAAACCTGGACCGCCTGGATAAACAATACAAAGATGCGTACAGCAGATTTGAAGCAGGGTTGGTGGACAAGACGGACTACCAACGGGCTTCTATCGCACTGACCAATGTAAAAAGTGACCGCAATCGGATGGCTAATTCTTTTGAGGCAAAATACGATTACCTCAAGCAATTGATGGGGTACCCGGATAGCTTGGATTTCACGATTGAATTTGATCTTCAGGCTGAGACCAATAAGGTGGTGGAGGATGTTGCTGATCCTCTGATCCTGGAGAACCGTGTGGAGTATCGTCTATTGCAGACACAGCAAACACTGAACGAAGTGCAGACTGGCTATGAACGATGGAATTACCTGCCTCAGCTATCTGCTTATTACCGATATAACTGGAACTATTTCAACAACAGTTTTTCAGATTTATACAATACGGCTTATCCTGTTTCTTCAGTTGGGCTGAATCTAGCGATCCCTATTTTCCAGGGAGGCAAGCGGGTTCACCGTGTAAAAGCTGCGGAACTGCAGGTTGACCGCGGTAGAGTTGAAATTGAAAATCTCAGCAATCAACTGCGTACGGAATATAGCGGTGCTCTGGCGGATTTCAACAGTAGTGTATATGAGTGGCAGTTGATCCGCGAGAATATGGAAATGGCCGAAGAGGTGTACAACATCATCAAGATGCAATACGACGAAGGTATCAAAGCTTACGTGGAACTGGTGGTGGCGGAGACTGACCTTCAGACAGCCCAGATCAACCATATCAATGCTTTTTATCAGGTACTTGAAGATAAGCTCGATCTAGAGCGTGCATTAGGAACAATTAATTAATAAGAACCTCCCTTTCAAATTTTATATCATATGAACTTATCATACAAACTTATAGCTTTTTCGGCCTTGGTTTTAGCAGGGTTTTCATGCGGTCAAAAGCAGCAGGCAGCACAGCAGGCTCCGCCTCCCACCGCGGTCACGACCTACACGTTGGAGAAAAAATCAGTGACTGGGCTTGACCAATATCCGGCTACTTTGGTTCCCCTCAATGAGGTGGAAATCCGCCCTCAGATCGGAGGTTATATCACCAATATCTATGTGCAGGATGGACAGGAAGTGAAAAAAGGCCAGAAGCTCTATGAAATAGACCGCAGTAAATATGCAGCGTCTGTGCAGCAAGCAAAAGCGTTGGTGGAGACAGCTGAGGCAAATCTAGCCAGACTGGAGAAAGATTATGAACGGTACAAGAGACTGGATGAACAGGATGCGATCGCTAAGCAGACCCTGGATCATGCTGAGACAGAGGTATTGAGTGGAAAGGCTCAGCTAAGCTCAGCCAAAGCACAGTTTGAATCAGCATCGACTGACTTCAACTATTCTGTTTTGGTGGCTCCTTTTGACGGCACAGTGGGGATCTCACAAGTGAGACTAGGCACCCAGGTTTCACCGGGCCAGCCGCTTTTGAATACGCTTTCTTCCAATGATCCTATGTCTTTGAACTTTGTGGTCAACGAGCGGGAGATTCCCCGATTCAATAAACTGTTGAAAGCAGAAGAGAAGCCTGATTCACTGTTTAGAATCAGATTTAGCGATGGAAGTATCTATCCCTACAATGGCAAGTTTACGACGATAGACAGAGCTGTAGGAAGACAGTCAGGTACCATTAATCTTCGTGTTCAGTTTCCTAACCCGGATCGTGATCTGATTGCTGGAATGACGGTGAATCTACAAGTCCTCAATGATGATATAGGTGAGCAGCTGGTAATTCCTTACAAAGCTGTGACAGAACAGATGGGGGAATATTTTGTATATGTGGTGCAGCCTGATAATACGGTGAAGCAGCAAAATGTGCTCTTAGGTACTCAGATAGGAGGAGGTATAGTGGTGCGAAGCGGATTGCAGGAGGGAGCTAAAATTGTGGTGACAGGTATCCAAAAACTTCGTGAAGGCGCACAGATCACAGAGCAGACCGCTGCCCAATAAATTGTTTTTTCAATAAGACTTGATCAATTACTCATGATATCAGACGTATTTATAAAACGGCCAGTAACAGCCATGGTGATCTCGATCGTCATCGTGCTGGTCGGTGTTTTAGCAATTTTGAACCTCCCCGTCACGCAGTATCCTGACATCACTCCACCTGTTGTTTCGGTGTCAGCGAATTACACGGGAGCAGATGCACAGACGGTGGAGCAGACTGTGGCTACGCCAATAGAAACCCAGGTAAACGGTACTCCGGGGATGGCTTATATTTCTTCGAACAATACGAGTACTGGACAGATGCAGATGAACGTCACCTTCGAAGTAGGGACGGACATAGATATAGCCACTTTGGATGTGCAAAATAGGGTTTCCATTGCCGAGCCTTCTCTTCCAGAGGCTGTCCGTCGGTTGGGTGTAACGGTAAGAAAGAGAAATCCATCCATTATGATGGTGTTGAGTATCACCTCTCCTGAGGGAACTCATGATAGTAAATTCCTTTCCAACTATGCCAATATTTTCATCAAGGATGCCTTACTCCGTGTCAATGGTGTAGGGGATATTACTGCGATCGGACAGGATTTCAGTATGCGGGTTTGGCTCAAGCCGGATAAACTGGCCCAATACGGAATTACCTCAAGAGAAGTAACAGCTGCCATTCAAGAGCAAAATCTTCAGGTAGCAGCAGGGACAGTAGGAAGCATGCCACAGTATGATACGCAGGCATTTGAATACCCGATCACTGTAAACGGACGACTGGAAAGAGCGGAGGAATTTGACGATATCGTGTTGCGGACAAATCCAGAAGATGGCTCACTTGTGTATCTGAAAGACGTAGCTCGAATCGAATTAGGACAATTTGATTACGGTAGATATTCTACTTTAGATGGAGAGGAAGCTGCCATTTTGCTGATTTACCAGGCACCTGGAAGTAATGCCCTGGAAACCGCCGAAGGCGTATATGCTGCCTTAGACGAGTTAAAGAAAAGTTTCCCTACGGATATGGATTATACGGTACCATTTGAGTCAGTATCTGTGGTTGAGGTATCAATCAATGAGGTGATGCACACTTTTGTGGAGGCGTTGATCCTCGTGATTATAGTGGTGTTCTTGTTCCTTCAAAGCTGGAGGGCGACCTTGGTGCCTGTATTGGCCATCCCAGTTTCAATTATAGGTACGTTTATCTTCTTCCCACTTCTGGGTTTTACGATCAATACCCTTACGCTATTTGGTTTTGTTTTGGCGATAGGTATTGTGGTGGATGATGCGATTGTGGTGGTGGAAGCAGTGCAGCATTATATAGATTCCAGGAAAATATCCGCAAAAGAAGCTACACGTTTAGCCATGAAAGATATCACTGCTCCAGTAATTGCAATTGCATTGATTCTGGCTGCGGTATTTATTCCGGTTGGGTTTATTCCGGGTATAGTCGGGAGAATGTACCAGCAGTTTGCGATCACGATTGCGATCTCGGTATTGATCTCTGCATTTGTGGCGTTGAGTTTGACTCCGGCATTGTGTACGTTACTTCTGAAACCTTCTGAGGTAAACGCACAGGGAAAAGGGCTCAATAAGTTCTTCTACAAGTTTAACCTATGGTTTGAACGGACTACCAAGAGCTATACCAATGGCGTGAGAACTAGTATCAAAAGAGCTCCGCTTGTATTGATTTTGCTCATTTGTATTTTCGCTGGCACATTTGGATTATTCCAGACCAAACCGACAGGATTCTTGCCTACTGAGGATGAGGGGAGACTTTTTGTGACCCTTCAATTGCCTGAAGGCTCAGCTAGTAATAGGACTCAGGCTGTAATGCAGCAGATGAACAAGATCCTGGAAGAGACGGAAGGGATTCACTATGTAACCGGTATAGGTGGCTTGAATGTGATTAACTTCTCATTCAAGCCGAATGCCGCGACTTTCTTCGTATCCATGGATCCATGGGATGAGCGAAAAGACCCTTCTCTTCAGCTTGGAGGGATGTTGGCTACGCTAAATCAAAAATTTGCAGCTATCACAGAAGGAAGTATCGTGGTGGTGCCCCCACCGGCAATTCCTGGTCTGGGAAGTACAGGTGGTTTCAGCTTTATGCTGGAGCAGCGATCGGCTACAGGTGATATCAAGGAGTTCGAAGGAGCACTGGGGCAATTCCTCGCTGCCGCCAATCAGCGTCCTGAGATTGCTATGGCCTATAGTTTCTTTACAGCTAAAACTCCGGGATATCATGTGACTGTGGATAGGGAAAAAGCCAAAAAATTAGGAGTCCCTCTTACTGAGATCTTTACTACCATGTCAAATTACATGGGTAGCTCCTACATCAATGACTTCACCCGATACGGCAGAAATTTCCGGGTAGTGGCTCAGGCAGATACAGCTTACCGTGCAGGGATCAATAATCTGCAGCAATATTATGTGAAAAGCAGCGGGGGAGAATCCGTCCCTTTAAGTGCATTGGTAAGTTACGAGGTAGTGGAAAATGCTCCGGTTATTTCTCACTATAACCTATTCCGCTCTGCGGAAATCAATGGTAATGCGGCTCCGGGATATAGTTCTGGTCAGGCGCTGGCTGCATTGGAGGAAGTGGCGGCAGAAACATTGCCCGCAGGATATGGCTATGATTTCTCAGGTTTGAGTAGGGAAGAGCTTTCTTCTGGGAATGCCACTATTCTGATATTTACACTTGCCATTGTGTTAGTTTCCCTGCTTTTGGCAGCATTGTATGAAAGCTGGTCAGTACCATTTTCAGTTTTGCTGGCCTTGCCTTTGGGAGCTTTTGGGGCGATCATCGCACTTCATTTCTTGCCCAAATTGGATAATAACAT from Algoriphagus sp. NG3 encodes the following:
- a CDS encoding TolC family protein, with the translated sequence MRTMKQRLFAGLSLLFFAVPGFAQEEAPIPKNVLTLEEVVDYALVQSPIIRQALIDQEIGDRDIKANLADWYPQITASAAGIYNIKLQQQIIGDQLITFGQTYNSNALLEVGQTLFNRDQLFASKSAKYYRQQLQQVTENARINTVVDVSKAFYSILLSEEQLKILDQNLDRLDKQYKDAYSRFEAGLVDKTDYQRASIALTNVKSDRNRMANSFEAKYDYLKQLMGYPDSLDFTIEFDLQAETNKVVEDVADPLILENRVEYRLLQTQQTLNEVQTGYERWNYLPQLSAYYRYNWNYFNNSFSDLYNTAYPVSSVGLNLAIPIFQGGKRVHRVKAAELQVDRGRVEIENLSNQLRTEYSGALADFNSSVYEWQLIRENMEMAEEVYNIIKMQYDEGIKAYVELVVAETDLQTAQINHINAFYQVLEDKLDLERALGTIN
- a CDS encoding efflux RND transporter periplasmic adaptor subunit, whose translation is MNLSYKLIAFSALVLAGFSCGQKQQAAQQAPPPTAVTTYTLEKKSVTGLDQYPATLVPLNEVEIRPQIGGYITNIYVQDGQEVKKGQKLYEIDRSKYAASVQQAKALVETAEANLARLEKDYERYKRLDEQDAIAKQTLDHAETEVLSGKAQLSSAKAQFESASTDFNYSVLVAPFDGTVGISQVRLGTQVSPGQPLLNTLSSNDPMSLNFVVNEREIPRFNKLLKAEEKPDSLFRIRFSDGSIYPYNGKFTTIDRAVGRQSGTINLRVQFPNPDRDLIAGMTVNLQVLNDDIGEQLVIPYKAVTEQMGEYFVYVVQPDNTVKQQNVLLGTQIGGGIVVRSGLQEGAKIVVTGIQKLREGAQITEQTAAQ
- a CDS encoding multidrug efflux RND transporter permease subunit, which translates into the protein MISDVFIKRPVTAMVISIVIVLVGVLAILNLPVTQYPDITPPVVSVSANYTGADAQTVEQTVATPIETQVNGTPGMAYISSNNTSTGQMQMNVTFEVGTDIDIATLDVQNRVSIAEPSLPEAVRRLGVTVRKRNPSIMMVLSITSPEGTHDSKFLSNYANIFIKDALLRVNGVGDITAIGQDFSMRVWLKPDKLAQYGITSREVTAAIQEQNLQVAAGTVGSMPQYDTQAFEYPITVNGRLERAEEFDDIVLRTNPEDGSLVYLKDVARIELGQFDYGRYSTLDGEEAAILLIYQAPGSNALETAEGVYAALDELKKSFPTDMDYTVPFESVSVVEVSINEVMHTFVEALILVIIVVFLFLQSWRATLVPVLAIPVSIIGTFIFFPLLGFTINTLTLFGFVLAIGIVVDDAIVVVEAVQHYIDSRKISAKEATRLAMKDITAPVIAIALILAAVFIPVGFIPGIVGRMYQQFAITIAISVLISAFVALSLTPALCTLLLKPSEVNAQGKGLNKFFYKFNLWFERTTKSYTNGVRTSIKRAPLVLILLICIFAGTFGLFQTKPTGFLPTEDEGRLFVTLQLPEGSASNRTQAVMQQMNKILEETEGIHYVTGIGGLNVINFSFKPNAATFFVSMDPWDERKDPSLQLGGMLATLNQKFAAITEGSIVVVPPPAIPGLGSTGGFSFMLEQRSATGDIKEFEGALGQFLAAANQRPEIAMAYSFFTAKTPGYHVTVDREKAKKLGVPLTEIFTTMSNYMGSSYINDFTRYGRNFRVVAQADTAYRAGINNLQQYYVKSSGGESVPLSALVSYEVVENAPVISHYNLFRSAEINGNAAPGYSSGQALAALEEVAAETLPAGYGYDFSGLSREELSSGNATILIFTLAIVLVSLLLAALYESWSVPFSVLLALPLGAFGAIIALHFLPKLDNNIYAQIGLITLIGLAAKNAILIVEFAKERVDVGMPLIQATLEAVKLRLRPIIMTSLAFILGVVPLAISNGAGAVARQTIGFTVIGGMLAATFLAIFFVPVLYVVITKIAYGKKGLAELEANYDPSKHENH